In the Telopea speciosissima isolate NSW1024214 ecotype Mountain lineage chromosome 2, Tspe_v1, whole genome shotgun sequence genome, one interval contains:
- the LOC122652325 gene encoding uncharacterized protein LOC122652325, which yields MDETMIKCLQVQVWEGREVGNAFKESAYILAAKEMNSKHPQHHKEVTKENVINRFRTIKQTFRNLLLRLEQSGFGFDHTEKKLKVEDQIWYPFAAKSGREFMKLRNMSWPLFEELKEVVGEDHATGEFSHSNRDPSRQTKDKGTNFEDSGSYIHQMDHMEIGDTSGNEGLDTQVPKSTSQAGEGSRAGASHDVP from the exons ATGGATGAAACAATGATAAAGTGCCTCCAAGTCCAAGTATGGGAAGGGAGAGAAGTAGGAAATGCTTTTAAAGAGTCAGCTTATATTCTTGCTGCCAAAGAGATGAATTCAAAGCATCCACAACACCATAAAGAAGTAACAAAAGAGAATGTGATCAATCGCTTTAGGACAATTAAGCAAACCTTCAGAAATCTGCTTCTTCGTCTAGAGCAAagtgggtttggttttgacCATACGGAGAAGAAATTGAAGGTAGAAGACCAAATATGGTATCCTTTTGCTGCCAAG AGCGGAAGAGAATTTATGAAGTTGAGAAACATGTCTTGGCCTCTATTCGAAGAACTTAAAGAAGTTGTGGGTGAAGATCACGCCACAGGAGAGTTTTCTCATTCGAATAGAGATCCTTCACGCCAAACAAAAGATAAGGGAACGAATTTTGAAGATTCTGGGTCATACATCCATCAAATGGACCACATGGAGATTGGTGACACTAGTGGCAATGAAGGGTTAGACACCCAAGTCCCGAAGTCCACATCGCAAGCTGGAGAGGGGAGTAGAGCTGGTGCATCACATGACGTGccttga